tgtataaatactAGATTTTTCGGACTCTTTCAGCTCCAATCATTGATACACTTTACTCTACTACTTTAGAAATAGTAAGGGAATGATCATACTTacttcaataatataaattatgataatattattgtatattattaaacatatttctatttttgcgTGAATGCCTACGATTGTTAGTTGTTGGTTATTGTTATCTACTTGATGAGAGTTTTTAATGTTATGCGTACCGTGAAAAACAAacacaatattaaattcataattttttttataacatactGGAGTTGCTATTCATTTCAGATGCCTGTTTTAGCATTTTTGAGCATTCAGGGaagacgatttatttataacgcgGACGCAGAAGCaatataagaatatgtaaattgACTTGATTTTCGAATTGTATCGCGATTCAAGTCATTTTGATTTATTGGATAGGAGCGCAGATTAACGCGAGataatcttattatttgaaattgtacAATTGTTATTTCAACACGTTACTTTAAATCGACGAAGCACCTGACCAAAATTACCTCTGAACAATCGCGCAACTAGCGATCACCTCTTCAAATTCCtcacaaaatataaacaatgcTATAAGTGACCATTAGGATTGGTGGGCGCGAATGCTACCTGTGAATgaagtttcatataaatatataaatgttaaaaaacggaaatatctatacatatatataaaataatatatgaatatatataaaccgaattcttttacaaatacaaatacaacAACCTCAGTAGTGATCAGGAAAGCGTTTACAAAGGTAGTGACAGATTAATGAACTGCGATCAGATACATTATATAAGGTAAGAGGATTTACAAGAGTGGTCTTTGGAATGCCGTGATGATTACTAAAGCATAAATAACACACTGAGCTTCTTGCGTGAAGCACCGTTTTGGGAATACTGGATCGTGTACCgaatatactttaatataaacttaaaTGCTTTTGCCATACTTCTTTGAAGTATCATTGAAATGGTACGATGCTCAAATTGTGTGTAGTAACAGTTTTATCTAGTAACAGTGTTCTAGAGAGTGGAAGAATCGGGTGCGCTGCAATCTTTCTGTGTACGATCGAacaatagatatatattttacttctgTATCTATTGTACTTTTCGCTTTTCTTTGTCTTGTACTTATGCGAATTCTGGATACATTGTCCTCCCCTTCTTGCATgttgtttttctctttcctctcGAGGACTTTTTATAACATCTGACTAACATGTTTATGatttgtatgtaaaattttagCGCGTTGAAATATCTTTTGTCGCTTGGGTATTGTGAGCGAAACGAAAGTGTATCTTTCCAGCATACCGAAACTCTTTTACGCACCCATTCTACATAGATCAGTacaaataagtttaataaataaataataacgataatagtaataattaaaataataatgataatagtaataataataacacaatACCGATaacgttaataatatatcgtTTACTCTTGTCGAACGCGTAAGGTATACCCAACTTAACAAATAGTAGCAGGTGTCCTACTAAATACCGTACCTTTTAAAGAGCTAAACTGTAAGCCAGTATGTTACATCTATGTATAAACGTCGTACAATTTACGTATGGGCAATCTCTAATTAAGAACGTTAATAAGTTAACTCGTATGACTGCCATTAcgatcaaatattatttcgaatattacCGTAATTGCGATATTTCGAACTTGAtcgttttatttcttctggtttgcagaagagagagagagaacacaCATTTACGCATAATACAAAACGTTCATTCAGTTTCACGCTAATTAGATTCATAATTACAAAGTAACGAGtacttcaatatttaaataacgcTGTAGAGAATTtcgattatataaaactgattGGATATTCGTAAACTAATTGTATGTCAATCAATGTTGAATGTAACATTTCACTTTAATCATTAATCGGTGACACATACGAATGCCTATGAATATCGCGCTTCATTCTTTCATACGATAAATCCGTAAGTGCTCTACTTCGCAGATTTTTAAAGCACCACAATTTTCGATGTCTCACATTTCAGTTTCGATGAAACGGGACACTCCGTGTCCACTAGTGTATTGTACGATACTCTGTcgcaaatcaatattaatttatttcactgGCTTTAATAACCAACGACACTATATATGGTTGTGCTCCGCGTAGATAGCaaagcaatataattatacatatatgtacatgagcatattatgtatgtacatcCCTCAAGAGTCTATCTCTATCTTTTTAAGCTGTAAGTTATGATTTCGTTAGTGGgacacacatttttttttttttcttttcaacttGCGCATCCATCGTagattgtgaaaaaaatctgTCTACATACTTATACTATTTACtactattaaattaaatacgcttttgtaaatgtaaacacattcacctttttttttcgaataacgGAACATGTGCAAAGTATCACGTACGGAGGCGTTGAGTTCTCAGGTGAGGAGAGCAAATGTTTTAGAAAGAGTAAGAGTAATATATTCACTGAAAGCGAGATGAgggtatataaaataattatgtagaaACAAGAGAACCAGATGTAGAAGAGGCAAGCGAGCgagagatagatagatagagagagagagagagtgagagagagagagagagagagagagagagattgagAATAAGAGAGggtgaaaaattattgatggcaaaaatgtgcaaaaacaAGGGAGTGATGCTATGAGTGTACTTGTACAACAGTATGGCTAGTAACAATCCCTgagtaaagaaatataatgtacGGTTTCGCGCCAAGAGATAGATCGTCTATATATTCTGActtatctaaatataatatttttatgaagtgAAGACTGTTGTTTATACCGTTTATCAACCCCCTGCAAATCTTTACTCACATTACACAATAAGCAAAATGTTGGCCATGTTAGCAGATTGACAACgaatttcatcaaatttgcTTTCAATTTATCCACCACATTGCTAACGTTTGGCTATCCTAGCACTTAATgaagattaataattcaaagaCGTTAAATTTTGTCCTgtagtatatttattattgtattgcaTTAGAGGCAGACAAGTTTTGTGCATCATATTTTCGCTTATGAAGCAGTAAAAGTTTTCGATTTATAATGAAGAGAAATGTACAATGATTCTTTATGCACACGTGTGTAAATGCAGCAcgcgataaatatatacatagcTGTTTTCTTACCATTGAACAAgagaaataaagcaaaaataataaattataatacaatattttccgGAATATAATCGGCTacatttcgtaaaaaaatctatatatatagttaattcgaagatttatatatatatgagcttatataaattacatatgtcACATTCATAATTACAAGGAATAATTAAGGGTGaggaaagatataaataaataaaaacttcgaaaataatagaaataaaaattatggaaaaatttttatttatgacgaacatatattgaatatgttTCAGAAACTGTTGATTACTGACATTGCtcatattaatacaataaaacgtAATGTAAATGTTACATCACAGATGTAGGTCCATCAAGTGCTTTCCCcatctttcattttttcgatataaatattgtttaatataataagacacaaattaaaataatggttttttttttgttatattaaacattatttatatcgaaAAAATGGAAGAACTTGCATATTGCACTTGACATACCTACACATGATGTAACGTTTACAATTATTGTGTTAATATTCAGTAATCAACAATAGAATATAACAATTGTTCATTGAGCTGTTGTTATcggagaatttatttaatctgtCATAAACTGAAGGCGGAAGTAGAACTGTTTGCTTCGTATTTTGAACTAAATTTCACAGCTTTGCAGCATGTGTGCAGTCTTGAATCCAGTTTTATCTAAAAAGTAcgtacaaaaatgtataagatTTATCACATGATTGTATgtagaaataaagaatttgattataattaaacatgtTTGGTTGATATTAGACGCTGTGCTTTTAAAAACATCTCACAGCGAGAATCTGATTCCCAATTTGATCTAACATGTTTGTGCAGTGGCAAACACAAATCACATGTGCTGGTCACGAATAAACATGTATAACTTAAATAGCTTAAGTAATGAACTTGTAATATTGATGCGATAGAATGACTAATAAATAAGAGTATGACTTACAAAATTCATCCataatttttcgattatctaaaaattatttagaactTCTCTTCTTCAAGACCATGCTTGAAGAACATTAGTACAGGCACGGAATTGCCGTCGATCTCACGGTACTCCATGAGACCTACAATTCCGTCGATATCCATGGAGACTCcggtaaaaaattgtaattcctTAAAACGGCTCAAGATATCTTTCATAACTTTGTTCATGTttgttttgaatatttcaacTTGATCTGGCGACTTTTCTTCCAACCTGGCTACTAAcctgtaaaaaaagattgcaaatatattttcacatttatgataacttatacaaataaattaaaaatgttttattctttcattatcctttttttataaagaatcaTTGTGTGTGTTGTGTGTAGTAGtttcttagaaatttttattatataggGTCTTGTTGAGTCACAATGAGTTACGATGATTCATCATTCTTAAAGTCATTAGTAAAGTAAAACAAACTTCAATGGTTTCTTAGTCATTTTCTAGTTTTTACAATAACTTGTACAAACATGTTAAACAGGGTGTCTGAGATCACCTCTTTATAACGGAAGGAAGTggttttcattaaaaatccgaaaaattctaataagTAAATCGGGTACACTCTATGGAAtggtaattttcaatttccgGTTTCAACTGGAAGTAGGCTATCCAGACCGGaaagtcgattttttttaatgacacGTGGTATTTTCTATCGTAGATTCGAATTCTACgtgaaaaaaatacgaaactaTTGTCCGAAACATTTTAGTTGGAAATGCCTCCGTTGATCTTGAAATGATCTCGAAAGTACACGTGACGAAGAAATACACTTTAATAACTGAGACGAAACAACAAAATCAGTGACGAGGAtagaaaataatcgattatcccacaaacaaatgtaaataaataagaaaattagaagGCCAACAGTTTCGTATTTTTTCACGTAGAATTCGAATTATAATGCAACAGAAAATGCCATGtgccatttaaaaaatcgactTCCAGTCTAGAGAGCCTACTTTCGGTTAAAACCGGAAGTTGAAAATATCATCATTTGATAGAGCGTATCTGATTTActtattagaatttttcagGTTTTTGATGAAAACCACTTCCCTCCGTTGTAAAAGGGATGTGGTGGGTctcagacaccctgtataatatttcttatataaatctggcatcataaaaaagttaattgaaGCTAATATTGTATTCATGTAGATACTCACTTTTTCATATAATCCTTCAGATATAATGTATAGGATTTTTTGTCTCCAAAAGCAAACGTCTCTTGTAGTCGATGATTCAATACTACATCGACGCCGCTCTCTACTACTTCGTTTGTGCCTTCATCAGCCTCCTCTGCCGATGGATTGAATCCAGCTATTTCAACATCACCCAATTTACGGGACACTAActgaaaaacaattataacaataaattataatatagctTTACATACAAGCTTAAAgcactttataaataatatattacatactcTGCCATACACTTCATAAATAACGTCATCCACGAGTTTAACTTTGTAGGTATCAGAAAACATTTCGTCacctaaaaatatataaaatatattatcatctCATAAATTAACATGCTGTACACATCAACACATTCTATGCCAAGCCGTTTTTGCACGATTATCAATGACTCATGCTGGTGCGTTTATTATTTGAGCTCAaaacgtatatattataattaatttaagattgatgtattatcaaaatagtatagaacaaaagaaatacgtgAAATGTTTTACGAttgtatttgtttatatttaacattaaacgGTCTCAATAGAAAGTTCAGCATAGGTCATCGGTGATATACGTGGCACGAAATGTGTTAATTTATTTGGATTCTAGAAAGAGCTCAAGATTTTGTAATAAGAAATGAGCACGTTGTTCTTAATGTACAATCATAAGCACATTAAGAACATATGGAGGTTAGAACACAATCATAAATCTCATCTATAAAAGAATTCGAATCCACATAGCATAATACTACTGTTAATTTGTCGTGCAATATATTGGAGTCTCCGAATTTAATCTTCCCAgaatacagaaatatttttgatcttgtattattgaaatattgccGAATTCACAGTGAAGTGAAAACTCGAAATCATTACTTGACTTTGTAATCTTTTCTATCCAATTAAGGCgttaaaaatgaagaaatatttgctTTACAAGATTGCGCgaataattctttgtttacTCACCGGTGAATATATCCTTATAAATCTTCATTTTGAAGGATggagaaagatttttaaaagcaGCTAAACTAAACAAGATACAGTCACCCTCGTAGAGTGCACCGGAAAGGAAGGAGATTCAGAGAGCGTCTGCCAACCAGTGCTGCCAGTCGGGCCGGGTTGCCCCTCTACTTAGGTTAGGTCGCGCATGCGCCTGCAATGGTAAATACAGTGTACATGTGTTATAGATGCGCAGTTTGGTGGGCCACATTAGATTGGCAGAACAGGATCAGTTGTAGCATGAGAAGATTCAAATaagcttataatttttattttttatttgttattttaatattttacttttctttaacttatcctcaaatatctttattattcaatatatgtatatgtttactGGGGTCCGCGCGCTCATAACACGTTATTGTGCACGATTTGTAGAGGGGATTGATTCCGACCCGACTGGCAGCACTGCTGCCAACTTGCGCACGTTAGGGCAGGCATTTATTCACCAAAGCAGCATACGCACACAACCAAGAACTGCTGCGTAAAACGCTTTGCGCAGCACATGTACGCGATCTCGGTTGTGTGCGTATGCTGCTATAATGGATAAtggccgagagcacaagcttttacataaagcataacgcataagcataaggaaattgattggtctatatataagcataagcaaatgcataaggaaatggaccaatcaatttccttatgcttatgcgttatgctttatgcaaaagtctgtgctccggccattaaACTGCATGCCTGGTTCTCAACGGTGTGTTAACTGGAGTCGGTTTTCTACACATGCGCATCGAATGCGGTGCAGTAAAACATtaggtctgttttttatagctgaactggctgcactagttcagagtttatctttctccttccaatgtggagggaaaaagataaaagccgagagcacaagcttttacataaagcataacgcataagcataaggaaattgattggtctatatataagcataagcaaatgcataaggaaatggaccaatcaatttccttatgcttatgcgttatgctttatgcaaaagtctgtgctccggccaataGAGTTTTCGTATAGTAGGGTTTTTCTTCAATTAGAGAACTCTGATACACGTCATTTCCGTTTGCAATGTGAGCATAGTGGTGATCTAACGCACGTGTGGAACGTAATTTTCATTCCgctaacaaaatttaaaaatatagaacgTTTTAAGTAACGTTGGTGCTGGTATTCCACCgcttatattcatttttatagatattgtagattaaatatcgtaaatatgGAGAACGGTCAGAGCGAAACAAAAGTTGAAGGCTTAAACGGTGACGCCGCTAGCGAAAAGGTTACAAATGAGCCGACCGTTGATGCTGCGGACGACGCACATGCAAAAAATGTGGAAGAACCTGTGGAAAATGTGGAAGAAGCTGTGAAAAATGTGAAAGAGGCTTCTGTAGAAAATGTGGAAAACGTGGAAGAACCTTCTGCAGAACTtcttggaaaaataaaagatcaaGTAGAGGTaccgtattttttttataataaaataatttgatattttgtatGCCAAGTTGGAGAATGCGTCCTCATggtgtaaaaaattgcaagagtACCTATCTAAAGAGATAACAAAAAagcgttaatattttatatttctattttttttttacagtattaCTTTAGCAACGTAAATATGCAGAGAGATAAATTCCTCATTGAGCAAACAAAACTGGAAAATGGATGGATTCCAATGACCGTTATGTTAAACTTCAAGATGTTAGCTGCTCTGAGTACAAATGTCGATATAATTCTGAAAGCTCTGAAAACTAGCGACCTCATGGAGATATCGGAggacaagaaaaaaatacgacGCTCACCAAACCATCCTTTACCAGAATATAATGAGGAATACAGAAAGGCACAAGAAGCCAGGACAGTTTATGTTAAAGGATTTCCATTGACGGACAC
This window of the Linepithema humile isolate Giens D197 chromosome 1, Lhum_UNIL_v1.0, whole genome shotgun sequence genome carries:
- the Tctp gene encoding translationally-controlled tumor protein homolog — encoded protein: MKIYKDIFTGDEMFSDTYKVKLVDDVIYEVYGRLVSRKLGDVEIAGFNPSAEEADEGTNEVVESGVDVVLNHRLQETFAFGDKKSYTLYLKDYMKKLVARLEEKSPDQVEIFKTNMNKVMKDILSRFKELQFFTGVSMDIDGIVGLMEYREIDGNSVPVLMFFKHGLEEEKF